The Pseudomonas moraviensis genome contains the following window.
CCTGGTCAAGGTTGATGTAGCCACCGAATTCACCGGTTACGCCGCCACCAGTGGTTCGGCAAAAATCGTCGCCATCTATAAGGATGGTCAGTCGGTCGACGTGCTGAGCGAAGGTCAGGAGGGGGTGATCGTGCTCAACCAGACGCCGTTCTACGCCGAGTCCGGTGGCCAGATCGGCGACTGCGGTTTCATTCAGGCCGGCGACAGCCGTTTTGACGTTCGTGATACCACCAAGACCGGCGGCGCGTTCCTGCACCACGGCGTGCTGGCCTCGGGCAGCCTGACCATTGGCGCGCCGGTGCAAACCCACGTCGATGCCGAAGTGCGTCACGCCACCGCGCTGAACCACTCGGCCACCCACTTGCTGCACGCCGCCCTGCGTCAGGTGCTGGGCGAGCACGTGCAGCAGAAAGGCTCGTTGGTCGACAGTCAGCGCCTGCGTTTCGACTTCAGTCACTTTGAAGCGATCAAGCCAGAGCAGATCAAGCAGCTGGAAGACATCGTCAACGCCGAGATTCGCAAGAACTCCGCGGTTGAAACCGAAGAAACCGATATCGAAACCGCGAAGAACAAAGGCGCCATGGCGCTGTTCGGCGAGAAGTACGGCGACAGCGTGCGCGTGCTGAGCATGGGCGACTTCTCCGTCGAACTGTGCGGCGGTATCCACGCCAACCGTACCGGCGACATCGGCCTGCTGAAAATCATCAGCGAAGGCGGTGTGGCATCGGGCGTGCGTCGTATCGAGGCAGTTACCGGTGCTGCAGCACTGGCCTACTTGAACGCGGCGGAAGAACAACTCAAGGAAGCGGCCAGCCTCGTCAAGGGCAGCCGCGACAACCTGATCGACAAGCTCTCGGCGGTACTTGAGCGCAACCGTCTGCTGGAGAAACAACTCGAGCAGTTGCAGGCCAAGGCTGCCAGCGCTGCGGGCGACGATCTGTCGGCCTCGGCGGTGGACGTCAAGGATGTGAAGGTGCTGGCCGCCCGTCTGGACGGTCAGGATGGCAAGGCGCTGCTGGCGCTGGTCGATCAGCTGAAAAACAAACTCGGCCGCGCAGTGATCCTGCTCGGCGGTGTCCATGAGGAAAAGGTCGTACTGGTTGCAGGCGTAACCAAGGACCTGACTGGCCAACTCAAAGCCGGTGATTTGATGAAACAGGCCGCTGCGGCAGTGGGCGGGAAGGGCGGTGGTCGTCCGGACATGGCGCAGGGCGGTGGCGTCGATGCCGCAGCGCTGGATGGCGCACTGGCGCTGACCGTTCCATTCGTCGAGCAGGCTTTATAAGACGGCTCGCCGGGCCCGCAGTCCAGTGGCGGCCCCGGCGACTGTTGGAAAGATTATTGGGCGCCCTTCATGGGCAGAGGCGGCTTTGAAATGGCTTTGATCGTACAGAAATTTGGAGGCACCTCGGTCGGCACTGTCGAGAGAATCGAGCAGGTCGCCGACAAGGTTAAGAAATTCCGCGATGCCGGCGATGACCTGGTGGTTGTGCTGTCTGCAATGAGCGGCGAAACCAACCGTCTGATCGATCTGGCCAAGCAAATCAGTGGCGAGGCGCAACCGGTTCCGCGCGAGCTGGACGTGATCGTTTCCACCGGTGAGCAGGTGACGATTGCCCTGTTGGCCATGGCGCTGATCAAGCGCGGTGTGCCGGCGGTGTCGTACACCGGTAATCAGGTGCGGATCCTGACCGACAGTGCGCACAATAAAGCGCGTATCTTGCAGATTGATGACCAGAAGATTCGCGGTGATCTGAAGGCCGGTCGCGTGGTGGTTGTCGCCGGTTTCCAGGGCGTCGACGAGCACGGCAACATCACCACCCTCGGGCGTGGCGGTTCCGATACCACTGGCGTGGCGCTGGCGGCAGCCTTGAAGGCGGATGAATGCCAGATCTACACCGACGTCGACGGTGTCTACACCACCGACCCGCGTGTGGTGCCTGTCGCTCAGCGTCTGGACAAGATCACCTTTGAAGAGATGCTGGAAATGGCCAGCCTCGGTTCCAAGGTGCTGCAGATCCGTGCGGTGGAATTTGCCGGCAAGTACAACGTACCGCTGCGCGTACTGCACAGCTTCAAGGAGGGTCCGG
Protein-coding sequences here:
- a CDS encoding aspartate kinase codes for the protein MALIVQKFGGTSVGTVERIEQVADKVKKFRDAGDDLVVVLSAMSGETNRLIDLAKQISGEAQPVPRELDVIVSTGEQVTIALLAMALIKRGVPAVSYTGNQVRILTDSAHNKARILQIDDQKIRGDLKAGRVVVVAGFQGVDEHGNITTLGRGGSDTTGVALAAALKADECQIYTDVDGVYTTDPRVVPVAQRLDKITFEEMLEMASLGSKVLQIRAVEFAGKYNVPLRVLHSFKEGPGTLITIDEEETMEQPIISGIAFNRDEAKLTIRGVPDTPGVAFKILGPISAANIEVDMIVQNVAHDNTTDFTFTVHRNDYQAAQTVLENTAREIGAREVVGDTKIAKVSIVGVGMRSHAGVASRMFESLAKESINIQMISTSEIKVSVVIEEKYLELAVRALHTAFELDAPARQGE